From the genome of Acidobacteriota bacterium, one region includes:
- a CDS encoding AtpZ/AtpI family protein gives MSTIKAIGALSTVGFSFVLAIVLGVAGGYYLDRWLGTSPWLFMLGFLFGLAAGVLNVVRTSRKFLK, from the coding sequence ATTTCCACCATCAAGGCCATCGGTGCGTTGAGCACGGTTGGGTTCTCGTTCGTCCTGGCGATCGTGCTCGGCGTCGCGGGCGGGTACTATCTGGATCGCTGGCTGGGGACGAGTCCCTGGCTGTTCATGCTGGGGTTCCTCTTCGGCCTGGCGGCGGGCGTGCTGAACGTCGTCCGCACTTCCCGCAAGTTCCTGAAGTGA
- the atpB gene encoding F0F1 ATP synthase subunit A produces MGNLHHELWIVGVFNRLFGGLVAALLAPFGRHVDPAHAIPDYLVMAILIVAFVTVLSLLVRSRLSVDNPGRLQIVMEDAIGAVGGLLDEWIGRNGRRYLPLIATLGIFILLGNYAGLVPGLMAPTSNINVTLGCALTIWVYYHMQGIREQGAVAYFKHFAVPPGSPVFIAPIMLPIELISHLSRVMSLSLRLFGNIFGEELVILILFSIIPFLVPLPMMLLGLVTGGLQAFIFVLLSVIYLSGAVAVEHDEAGHIGEHHTAGQANGHDSIVVA; encoded by the coding sequence ATGGGCAACCTCCACCACGAACTCTGGATCGTCGGCGTGTTCAACCGGCTCTTTGGCGGTCTCGTCGCCGCCCTGCTGGCGCCCTTCGGCCGCCACGTCGATCCCGCGCATGCGATCCCTGATTACCTGGTGATGGCGATCCTGATTGTCGCCTTCGTCACCGTGCTGTCGCTGCTCGTGCGCTCGCGCCTGAGCGTGGACAATCCGGGCAGGCTGCAGATCGTGATGGAGGATGCCATCGGCGCCGTCGGCGGCCTCCTGGACGAGTGGATCGGCCGCAACGGCCGGCGCTACCTGCCGCTCATCGCCACGCTGGGCATCTTCATCCTGCTGGGAAACTACGCCGGCCTGGTGCCTGGCCTCATGGCGCCGACGAGCAACATCAACGTCACGCTCGGCTGCGCGCTCACGATCTGGGTCTACTATCACATGCAGGGCATCAGGGAGCAGGGGGCGGTCGCCTACTTCAAGCACTTCGCCGTGCCCCCGGGCTCGCCGGTGTTCATCGCGCCGATCATGCTGCCGATCGAGCTGATCAGCCACCTCTCGCGCGTGATGTCGCTGTCGCTGCGGCTCTTCGGCAACATCTTCGGCGAAGAGCTCGTCATCCTCATTCTCTTCAGCATCATCCCGTTTCTCGTGCCCCTGCCGATGATGCTGCTCGGTCTGGTGACCGGCGGGCTGCAGGCGTTCATCTTCGTCCTGCTGTCGGTCATCTATCTCTCCGGCGCGGTGGCCGTGGAGCACGACGAGGCGGGGCACATCGGCGAGCACCACACGGCGGGGCAGGCCAACGGCCACGACTCGATCGTCGTGGCGTAA
- a CDS encoding ATP synthase F0 subunit C, producing MSKRFVLTLAVTLMAAGAVSPVFAQEAAAAGGGADVARWSIITAGFALAIAAAFGALAQARGLSAAAEGIARNPSAAGEIRGVLILGLVLIESLVIYVLLISLILFFIKPFAA from the coding sequence GTGAGCAAACGTTTCGTGCTGACCCTTGCGGTGACGCTGATGGCGGCGGGCGCCGTCTCGCCGGTCTTCGCGCAGGAAGCCGCGGCCGCCGGCGGCGGAGCTGACGTCGCGCGCTGGTCGATCATTACCGCCGGCTTCGCGCTGGCGATCGCGGCCGCCTTCGGCGCGCTCGCACAGGCCCGCGGCCTGAGCGCCGCGGCCGAGGGGATCGCGCGCAACCCGAGCGCGGCCGGCGAGATCCGCGGCGTGCTGATTCTCGGTCTCGTCCTGATCGAGTCGCTCGTCATCTACGTGCTGCTGATCTCGCTCATCCTCTTCTTCATCAAGCCCTTCGCCGCCTAG
- a CDS encoding DMT family transporter produces the protein MLLMSLIWGSNYTIIKSAFDEMPPQPFNALRMIVASVVFLVAIAIARRYKKPSIFYTPAPVTRRDWLALFGLAVVGHFLYQLSFVGGLSRTSVANSSLILAITPVAIAAINAFRGHERVGRWHWLGALMSIGGIYLVVGTGAALHVQSLTGDLLMLGGVGCWAVYTVGAGRLMARHSPLGVTGVSMALGTALYVPAVSPQFWHVEWSAVSAITWFSLVYSAIFAIGVAYMIWYTAVQKIGGTRTSMYSNLVPMVALAVAVLWRGEPLGRPKLAGAALVLAGVAITRAAAHLKAAPAQE, from the coding sequence TTGCTCCTCATGTCCCTCATCTGGGGGAGCAACTACACCATCATCAAATCCGCCTTCGACGAGATGCCGCCGCAGCCCTTCAACGCGCTGCGGATGATCGTGGCCTCGGTCGTGTTCCTCGTCGCGATCGCGATCGCGCGACGGTACAAGAAGCCGTCCATCTTCTACACCCCGGCGCCGGTCACCCGCCGCGACTGGCTCGCGCTGTTCGGGCTGGCCGTCGTCGGCCACTTCCTGTACCAGTTGTCGTTTGTCGGCGGGCTCTCCCGCACGAGCGTCGCGAACAGCTCGCTGATCCTCGCGATCACCCCGGTCGCGATCGCCGCGATCAACGCGTTTCGCGGGCACGAGCGTGTTGGCCGGTGGCACTGGCTGGGCGCGCTGATGTCGATCGGCGGAATCTATCTTGTCGTCGGGACCGGCGCGGCGCTCCACGTGCAATCGCTCACCGGGGACCTGCTGATGCTCGGCGGCGTCGGCTGCTGGGCCGTGTATACCGTGGGCGCCGGCCGCCTGATGGCGCGCCACTCGCCGCTCGGCGTGACCGGGGTGTCCATGGCGCTCGGCACGGCCCTGTACGTCCCGGCGGTGTCGCCGCAGTTCTGGCACGTGGAGTGGTCCGCCGTGAGCGCCATCACGTGGTTCTCGCTCGTGTACTCGGCGATCTTCGCCATCGGCGTCGCCTACATGATCTGGTACACGGCCGTGCAGAAGATCGGCGGAACGCGCACGTCGATGTACTCGAACCTGGTGCCGATGGTGGCGCTGGCCGTGGCGGTCCTGTGGCGCGGTGAGCCGCTCGGCCGACCGAAGCTGGCCGGCGCAGCGCTCGTCCTCGCGGGCGTCGCCATCACGCGCGCCGCTGCGCACTTGAAGGCCGCGCCGGCGCAGGAGTAG
- a CDS encoding fatty acid desaturase, with the protein MKDHYFSQHAVELRADLGRAISREQMRELHRKSPARHLAVAARQFGILAACTWALVRFSHPVVWIPLAVVQGFTIFNFTVLLHEVVHHAVFERRRPRLERLLGWLYAVPSGISASQFTRWHLDHHAELGSEEDDPKRHHLSPKINARWYKLLYATPVLFPMYFRAARLESATYPTELQRTIALERRVAIVAHLSAVALLWYFLGLGAAVRAHVVPVFFIFPIAFTLNRLGQHYDIDPGDPAKWGTLMKGSWFWDFAFLNSNYHLEHHYFPGVPFYRLPALQRALVPFYEMKHMRWQTYSGLVYGWLIQNQKPHTNWTAQGAGAPTSSKQLQLQKR; encoded by the coding sequence GTGAAAGACCACTATTTCTCGCAGCACGCCGTCGAGCTTAGAGCCGACCTCGGCCGCGCGATCTCCCGCGAGCAGATGCGCGAGCTGCACCGCAAGAGCCCGGCGCGGCACCTGGCCGTCGCCGCGCGGCAGTTCGGGATTCTGGCAGCCTGCACCTGGGCGCTGGTGCGCTTCAGCCACCCGGTGGTCTGGATCCCCCTCGCCGTCGTGCAGGGCTTCACCATCTTCAATTTCACGGTTCTCCTGCACGAGGTCGTGCACCACGCGGTGTTCGAGAGACGTCGCCCACGGCTGGAACGTCTGCTGGGATGGCTGTACGCCGTGCCGAGCGGCATCTCGGCAAGCCAGTTCACCCGCTGGCACCTGGACCACCACGCGGAGCTCGGATCGGAGGAAGACGATCCGAAACGGCATCATCTCTCGCCGAAAATCAACGCGCGCTGGTACAAGCTGCTCTACGCGACCCCCGTGCTGTTTCCGATGTATTTCCGAGCGGCCCGCCTGGAGTCGGCAACCTATCCAACCGAGTTGCAGCGCACCATCGCGCTCGAGCGCCGCGTGGCGATTGTCGCGCACCTTTCGGCTGTCGCGCTCCTCTGGTACTTCCTCGGGCTCGGCGCTGCGGTCCGCGCGCATGTCGTGCCTGTCTTCTTCATCTTCCCGATCGCCTTCACGCTCAACCGGCTCGGGCAGCACTACGACATCGATCCCGGGGATCCCGCGAAGTGGGGAACGTTGATGAAGGGAAGCTGGTTCTGGGACTTCGCGTTCCTGAACTCCAACTACCATCTCGAACACCACTATTTCCCGGGCGTGCCGTTCTATCGCCTGCCCGCTCTGCAGCGAGCGCTCGTACCCTTCTACGAAATGAAGCACATGCGCTGGCAGACCTACTCCGGCCTCGTGTACGGATGGCTGATCCAGAACCAGAAACCGCACACGAACTGGACCGCGCAGGGGGCCGGCGCGCCCACCTCGTCCAAGCAGCTCCAGCTCCAGAAACGGTAA